From Scytonema millei VB511283, the proteins below share one genomic window:
- a CDS encoding DUF3102 domain-containing protein encodes MELEPGFDYKVLSEKNRSLVQQRTKELKERLQRTAQDIWEIGKKLVEVRAELKGHGYFDAWLRAEFGWSRRTAYNFIYVYEAFPYAKFAQMIIEPSALYRLASPSTPDAIRDKFIQQANAGSKVSHKEVLKAVTEEKLKQIPNSPIEHSLKSAAAQAEEDPSLNIDKEVKSVVSEIQQPPYKAAYKANPTIVTPRFQQSHWYTLGINHLLFCGDTNSPAFFDRLPEAAFALDIAASGTWQHDWLMYKARSALILHPRERLDGERIRQLLLMFSEREDAIILPCAPSGEVIATIGRLKRKLFAGYQNRQQCQQAIADSGLKAQKVELP; translated from the coding sequence ATGGAGCTAGAGCCAGGTTTCGATTACAAAGTTTTAAGTGAGAAAAACCGTTCGCTCGTTCAGCAAAGAACTAAAGAGCTGAAGGAGCGCTTGCAGCGTACAGCTCAAGATATATGGGAAATTGGCAAGAAATTAGTTGAGGTGAGAGCAGAACTGAAAGGACATGGCTACTTTGATGCTTGGCTGAGAGCTGAATTCGGGTGGAGTCGGCGCACGGCATACAACTTTATTTATGTATACGAAGCATTTCCTTATGCAAAATTTGCACAGATGATCATCGAACCATCTGCGCTCTATCGCTTAGCTTCGCCTTCGACTCCCGATGCAATCCGCGACAAATTCATCCAACAAGCTAATGCGGGTAGTAAAGTCAGTCATAAAGAAGTTTTGAAAGCCGTTACTGAAGAAAAGCTGAAGCAAATTCCCAATTCTCCCATCGAACATTCCCTCAAATCGGCAGCAGCTCAAGCAGAAGAAGATCCGTCCCTAAATATAGATAAAGAAGTTAAATCAGTCGTCTCAGAAATACAACAACCTCCCTATAAAGCTGCTTATAAAGCTAATCCAACAATTGTCACCCCACGTTTCCAGCAGTCGCATTGGTACACGTTGGGCATCAATCACCTATTATTTTGCGGCGATACTAACTCACCAGCATTTTTCGATCGCTTACCGGAAGCAGCTTTTGCTTTGGATATTGCGGCAAGTGGTACGTGGCAGCATGACTGGTTGATGTATAAAGCCCGCTCGGCGTTGATCCTCCATCCCCGCGAAAGACTCGATGGAGAGCGGATTAGGCAGCTACTATTGATGTTTTCGGAACGGGAAGATGCAATAATATTACCCTGCGCGCCCAGTGGAGAGGTGATTGCTACGATTGGTAGGCTCAAGCGTAAATTATTTGCTGGCTATCAGAATCGACAACAGTGCCAACAGGCGATCGCGGATTCGGGATTAAAAGCGCAAAAGGTTGAATTACCCTAG
- a CDS encoding NAD-dependent epimerase/dehydratase family protein — translation MSVAIVTGSAGLIGSEAVRFFSALGMHVVGIDNDMRSFFFGEEASTKWNLRRLQSQIKEYTHYDVDIRDSDRLDAIFQYYKQDIALVIHTAAQPSHDWAARDPFSDFSVNANGTLNLLQATRQHCPNTPFIFTSTNKVYGDLPNFLPLVELDRRWEIDPAHKYALGIAEDMSIDRSKHSLFGASKVAADVLVQEYGHYFGIPTVCFRGGCLTGPSHSGTKLHGFLAYLMKCTVTGDPYTIYGYQGKQVRDNIHSSDLISAFYEFYLNPGIAEVYNIGGGRESNCSMLEAIAYCEQIASKKLNYSYTDENRSGDHIWYISDLSKFKAKYPNWSIKYDVPHILREIYTQNCERWLKYSD, via the coding sequence ATGAGTGTTGCGATCGTTACTGGCTCTGCTGGTCTCATTGGTTCGGAAGCAGTACGTTTTTTTAGCGCTCTCGGTATGCATGTCGTCGGTATCGATAACGATATGCGTAGCTTTTTTTTTGGAGAGGAAGCTTCCACAAAATGGAATCTTAGGCGTTTGCAATCTCAGATTAAAGAGTACACTCACTACGATGTAGATATCCGAGATAGCGATCGCCTCGATGCCATTTTTCAGTACTACAAACAGGACATTGCCCTTGTCATTCATACCGCAGCCCAGCCATCTCACGATTGGGCTGCACGCGATCCGTTCTCTGATTTCTCGGTCAATGCCAACGGTACGTTGAACTTGTTACAAGCAACGCGCCAACATTGCCCGAACACCCCATTTATCTTCACTTCCACTAACAAGGTCTACGGAGACTTACCCAACTTTTTACCCCTAGTCGAGTTAGACCGCCGTTGGGAAATCGATCCCGCTCATAAGTATGCTTTGGGGATCGCTGAAGATATGAGTATCGATCGCAGCAAGCACTCTCTATTTGGAGCTTCTAAAGTTGCAGCCGATGTACTGGTACAAGAGTACGGTCATTACTTTGGCATTCCTACTGTTTGCTTTCGGGGTGGTTGTTTGACCGGACCCAGCCATTCGGGAACAAAATTACACGGCTTTCTCGCTTACTTAATGAAATGTACCGTGACTGGCGATCCCTACACGATTTATGGTTATCAGGGTAAACAAGTCCGCGATAACATTCACTCGTCAGACCTAATTTCAGCATTTTACGAGTTCTATCTCAACCCTGGGATCGCTGAAGTTTACAACATTGGCGGTGGTAGAGAGAGTAATTGCTCGATGCTAGAGGCGATCGCTTATTGCGAACAAATTGCTAGCAAAAAGTTGAACTACTCTTACACCGATGAAAATCGCAGTGGCGACCACATCTGGTACATCAGCGATTTATCAAAGTTTAAAGCTAAGTATCCAAATTGGTCGATTAAATACGACGTACCGCACATTTTGCGGGAGATTTATACCCAAAACTGTGAAAGGTGGTTAAAGTACAGTGATTAA
- a CDS encoding polyphosphate kinase 2 family protein: MANSKSAKKSAAHIDKTTAKETAKVARVMSPETVVADELPPKPDYPRYRVTPNEPIQLSQIDPDTCESYQSKKEIEAELEYYRDRLSLLQERLYAEQQRSLLIVLQAMDTGGKDGTIKHVFQGINPQGCRVWSFKNPSQEELSHDFLWRYHQRTPQRGMINIFNRSHYEDVLIVRVKQLVPEAVWQKRYHSINEFEQMLVLNNVSIIKFFLHISKDEQKRRLEKRLEDPDKRWKFSINDVNERKLWDDYQQAYEDAINYCSTEYAPWYVVPANKKWYRNLVIARAIADTLEAMNPQYPAAAQDLENIIIPD; this comes from the coding sequence ATGGCAAACTCAAAATCGGCAAAAAAGTCTGCTGCTCATATTGACAAAACTACAGCTAAAGAGACAGCAAAAGTTGCTCGCGTTATGTCTCCAGAGACAGTTGTAGCAGATGAGTTACCACCAAAACCCGATTATCCCCGCTATCGCGTCACTCCCAACGAACCAATTCAATTAAGTCAAATCGACCCAGATACTTGTGAAAGCTATCAGAGCAAAAAAGAAATAGAAGCGGAATTAGAGTATTATCGCGATCGCTTGAGTTTGTTACAAGAACGCCTGTACGCCGAGCAGCAGCGCAGTCTGCTCATTGTATTGCAAGCAATGGATACTGGTGGTAAAGACGGCACAATTAAACATGTTTTTCAGGGGATCAATCCTCAAGGTTGTCGAGTTTGGTCTTTTAAAAATCCCAGCCAAGAAGAATTGAGCCATGATTTTTTGTGGCGATACCATCAGCGGACACCGCAAAGAGGAATGATTAATATTTTTAATCGTTCTCACTACGAAGATGTATTAATCGTGCGCGTTAAACAACTCGTCCCGGAAGCAGTATGGCAGAAAAGATATCACAGCATTAATGAATTTGAACAAATGCTGGTTTTGAATAATGTCAGTATTATTAAGTTTTTTCTACATATTTCTAAAGACGAACAAAAGCGGAGATTAGAAAAGCGGCTGGAAGATCCAGATAAGCGATGGAAATTTTCTATTAACGATGTCAACGAGCGGAAATTATGGGATGATTACCAACAAGCTTATGAAGATGCAATTAATTATTGCTCTACAGAATATGCTCCTTGGTATGTCGTCCCGGCGAATAAGAAGTGGTATAGAAACTTAGTCATTGCCCGAGCGATCGCCGATACGTTAGAAGCAATGAATCCACAGTATCCAGCAGCAGCGCAGGATTTAGAAAATATCATTATTCCTGATTGA
- a CDS encoding GNAT family N-acetyltransferase, with translation MSTLPSGCNLRPANAKDTWAIRKLVLSAKLDPTQLRWQQFSVVECNGRVVACGQLRAFAGAQELGSLVVASNWRGKGLGTYLVEYLIGQATQPLYLECLGRKLAEFYTRFGFVAVTWKELPRSLKLKFALSVLATNIGVPVTIMRYSKL, from the coding sequence ATGTCTACTCTACCATCGGGATGCAATCTTCGCCCCGCCAATGCTAAGGATACTTGGGCGATTCGGAAGTTGGTGCTATCGGCAAAACTCGACCCGACGCAGTTACGCTGGCAACAATTTTCAGTCGTTGAATGCAACGGACGAGTAGTTGCTTGCGGGCAGTTACGGGCTTTTGCTGGGGCGCAAGAATTGGGTAGTTTAGTGGTTGCCTCTAACTGGCGGGGTAAAGGTTTGGGAACATACTTGGTGGAATATTTAATTGGACAAGCAACTCAGCCGCTTTATTTAGAATGCTTGGGGCGTAAACTAGCAGAGTTTTACACTCGCTTTGGTTTTGTTGCAGTTACATGGAAAGAATTACCGCGATCGCTCAAACTTAAATTTGCTTTGTCTGTCTTGGCAACGAACATCGGTGTTCCTGTAACAATTATGCGTTATTCAAAGCTGTAG
- a CDS encoding bacteriorhodopsin — translation MDRTTQWKVTWQIISYKIMTFLWQWLGVFGMSFGAIVFGIGAHNAKNQRWQILYTLNFFVCAIAAGLYLIMALGQGVDFINGRPIFWIRYVSWFISTPLLLLILTYLGKTSITTTASLVGANAYTIAAGFVATISPYPVNYIWYIVSCAAYCATVYLLLHQYRPQVERTFPRVIPAFHKLLKVHLIIWTFYPIVWILSPAGLNFLNISVETMFVTLLDLGSKVGFGFLSLQTMTAIEKARQQAKTASSLVVFR, via the coding sequence ATGGATCGCACTACTCAATGGAAAGTTACATGGCAAATTATAAGTTATAAAATTATGACATTTCTCTGGCAGTGGCTTGGTGTATTTGGTATGTCGTTCGGTGCGATCGTTTTTGGAATTGGCGCTCACAACGCAAAAAATCAGCGTTGGCAGATTTTGTATACGCTCAACTTCTTCGTTTGCGCGATCGCTGCTGGACTATATTTAATTATGGCTCTCGGTCAAGGAGTAGACTTTATTAACGGTCGTCCCATTTTTTGGATCAGATATGTTTCCTGGTTTATTTCCACACCTTTATTGCTATTAATTCTCACATATCTTGGTAAAACTAGCATCACAACTACAGCTAGTTTAGTGGGAGCAAATGCTTATACTATTGCTGCTGGTTTTGTTGCTACTATTTCACCCTATCCAGTTAATTATATTTGGTATATTGTCAGTTGTGCAGCTTACTGTGCTACTGTATATCTTCTCCTTCATCAATATCGCCCACAAGTAGAACGTACCTTCCCTAGAGTCATTCCAGCATTCCACAAATTGCTAAAAGTCCACTTGATAATATGGACATTTTACCCAATAGTCTGGATTCTTAGTCCCGCAGGTTTGAATTTCTTAAATATTAGCGTGGAAACAATGTTTGTTACTCTCCTCGATCTGGGTTCCAAGGTAGGTTTTGGTTTTCTTTCATTGCAAACCATGACTGCCATAGAGAAAGCGAGACAGCAAGCAAAAACAGCATCTTCTTTAGTTGTATTTCGTTAA
- a CDS encoding carbohydrate ABC transporter permease translates to MASERSRKQLLDNDAIAAWIFLTPALLMLGIFLIFPIAYLFYLSFTTGSFTAAGVRWVGFNNYLRLILNPDFWQVLSNTLYFTIATVIPSLVIPLGLAALLNRTIAWRGLLRSAYFLPSIVSIVAAGLGFRWLFQTDGPVNIWLNAIGISPIPWLGSNIWAMPVIILLSIWKQLGFNMVVFLAGLQAIPPSRYEAAELDGANAWQQFWYITLPGLRPTLIFAAITTAIFTLRGFEQIYVVTGGGPLNSTNILVYYIYQEAFGQFDFGYAAAAATVLLLVALVLVYIQLRTWDEE, encoded by the coding sequence ATGGCTTCTGAGCGTTCTCGCAAGCAACTGCTAGATAACGATGCGATCGCAGCATGGATTTTTCTAACACCAGCGCTGCTCATGCTAGGAATATTCTTAATATTTCCCATTGCTTATCTGTTTTACCTTAGCTTCACTACAGGAAGTTTTACCGCTGCTGGCGTGCGCTGGGTGGGGTTTAACAATTACTTACGACTAATTCTCAATCCTGATTTTTGGCAAGTTCTCAGTAATACCCTCTATTTTACCATTGCTACAGTAATTCCCAGCCTAGTAATTCCTTTGGGTTTGGCAGCACTATTAAACCGCACTATAGCTTGGCGAGGATTATTACGCAGCGCCTACTTCCTCCCTTCAATTGTGTCTATTGTCGCCGCTGGGTTAGGATTTCGCTGGCTATTTCAAACCGATGGACCAGTCAATATATGGTTGAATGCAATTGGAATTTCTCCGATTCCCTGGCTAGGTAGTAATATTTGGGCAATGCCAGTCATCATTTTATTGAGTATTTGGAAGCAGCTAGGCTTCAATATGGTGGTATTTCTAGCTGGATTGCAAGCAATTCCTCCCAGTCGTTATGAAGCGGCAGAATTAGATGGAGCAAATGCTTGGCAGCAATTTTGGTACATTACTCTACCAGGATTGAGACCGACGTTAATCTTTGCTGCGATTACAACGGCAATTTTTACTTTGCGGGGTTTCGAGCAAATTTATGTCGTGACTGGTGGAGGACCTTTAAATTCTACTAATATTTTAGTTTATTACATTTATCAAGAAGCGTTTGGGCAATTTGATTTCGGTTACGCTGCGGCTGCGGCTACAGTTTTGTTATTGGTAGCGCTAGTTTTAGTTTATATTCAGTTGCGAACTTGGGACGAAGAGTAG
- the purN gene encoding phosphoribosylglycinamide formyltransferase, with protein sequence MWIPGEPIKLGILASGNGSNFEAVAEAIAQGRLNAKIQVLIYNNPEAKVAVRAANRDVPAVLLNHRHFPSREDLDRQIVQTLHQYDVSWVIMAGWMRIVTPVLIDAFAERIINIHPSLLPSFRGIQAVEQALAAGVKIAGCTVHIVVPEVDSGRILLQAAVPVLPDDTPQTLHQRIHQQEYRILPAAIALAARQ encoded by the coding sequence ATGTGGATACCAGGAGAACCAATTAAACTAGGTATACTTGCTTCTGGAAATGGCAGTAACTTTGAAGCTGTAGCAGAGGCGATCGCCCAAGGTAGACTTAATGCTAAAATTCAAGTCTTAATTTACAACAACCCAGAAGCGAAAGTCGCAGTTCGAGCTGCAAATCGCGACGTACCAGCCGTTTTGCTCAATCATCGTCATTTTCCCAGCCGTGAAGATCTAGATCGTCAAATTGTTCAAACTTTACATCAATATGACGTATCATGGGTTATAATGGCGGGCTGGATGCGAATCGTCACGCCAGTACTGATCGACGCTTTTGCCGAACGAATTATTAACATCCATCCCAGTTTATTACCTAGCTTTCGCGGCATTCAGGCAGTAGAACAAGCCCTTGCTGCTGGTGTAAAAATCGCAGGTTGTACGGTACACATAGTTGTTCCCGAAGTCGATAGCGGGCGCATTCTGCTCCAAGCTGCCGTACCCGTTTTACCCGACGACACCCCCCAAACTCTACACCAACGAATTCACCAACAAGAATATCGAATTTTACCCGCCGCGATCGCTCTTGCTGCAAGACAGTAA
- a CDS encoding TetR/AcrR family transcriptional regulator, which translates to MNAKIKNQPGRPRSVEADRAIHKATLELLAEVGYDRMSIEAIASRAGVGKTTIYRRYNSKEELVADAIESRREDVEIPDTKNFWSDIDLIIASATQMTLDPLGRQIVALIISTASNNPQFAQVYWAKYLQPRRQAFAAVIAQAKSRQEIATDIDADLVFDLISGIMLYGLVFPPANESYQAYVRRAVGLVVKM; encoded by the coding sequence ATGAATGCAAAAATTAAAAATCAGCCTGGAAGACCGCGTAGTGTAGAAGCCGATCGCGCTATTCATAAAGCCACCTTGGAACTCTTAGCCGAGGTAGGTTACGACCGCATGAGTATAGAGGCGATCGCTAGCCGTGCAGGAGTGGGAAAAACCACGATTTACCGACGCTACAATTCAAAAGAAGAACTGGTGGCAGATGCGATCGAAAGCCGCAGAGAAGACGTAGAAATCCCCGATACGAAAAACTTTTGGAGCGATATCGATCTAATTATTGCCAGTGCTACCCAGATGACCTTAGATCCTCTAGGACGGCAAATTGTGGCTTTAATCATCAGTACAGCATCTAACAATCCCCAGTTTGCTCAGGTTTATTGGGCGAAATATCTCCAACCCCGTCGCCAAGCCTTTGCTGCTGTCATCGCACAAGCAAAAAGCAGACAGGAAATTGCCACAGATATAGATGCCGATCTTGTCTTCGACCTCATTAGTGGGATCATGCTTTATGGATTGGTATTTCCACCTGCAAATGAGTCGTATCAAGCATACGTTCGTCGTGCTGTTGGTTTAGTTGTAAAAATGTAG
- a CDS encoding WecB/TagA/CpsF family glycosyltransferase translates to MINRGKHSILGINIHAIDYEFAVNKIVVAAEKRVPYAVSALAVHGVMTGFLDPIHARRLNGMDLVVPDGQPVRWALWWLHKQGLPDRVCGPKLTLRIAQAFAEKGLSVYLYGSQIEVLQQFACQLQQRFPQLQIAGMEPSKFRRLSSEERKELVARIKASGASAVLLGLGCPRQEVWAYEYRQMLGIPILAVGAAFDFHAGRLAPAPQTMQDLGLEWLFRLLQEPRRLWRRYILLNPLYLWYVGFQLLGWKKFVPPAPDGSEPIESYG, encoded by the coding sequence GTGATTAATCGAGGCAAACACTCCATCTTAGGGATTAACATCCACGCTATAGATTACGAATTTGCTGTCAACAAAATTGTTGTTGCGGCTGAAAAGAGAGTTCCCTATGCGGTCAGTGCGTTAGCCGTTCATGGCGTGATGACGGGATTTTTAGATCCTATTCACGCCCGCCGATTAAACGGTATGGATCTCGTAGTTCCTGACGGACAACCCGTGCGCTGGGCTTTGTGGTGGCTGCACAAGCAAGGATTACCCGATCGCGTTTGCGGTCCCAAGCTGACGCTCAGAATCGCTCAAGCTTTTGCTGAAAAAGGATTGAGCGTCTATCTCTATGGCAGTCAAATAGAAGTATTACAGCAATTCGCTTGTCAGTTGCAGCAACGTTTTCCTCAGCTTCAAATTGCGGGCATGGAGCCTTCTAAATTTCGCCGTCTCTCCTCAGAGGAACGAAAAGAGTTAGTGGCTCGAATTAAAGCCTCTGGAGCCAGTGCCGTACTTCTCGGTCTTGGTTGTCCTCGACAAGAAGTTTGGGCTTATGAATATCGCCAAATGCTAGGTATCCCCATCTTAGCTGTGGGTGCTGCCTTTGATTTTCACGCTGGTAGGCTAGCGCCAGCACCGCAAACAATGCAAGATTTGGGATTGGAGTGGTTATTTCGTCTGCTACAAGAACCCAGACGCTTGTGGCGGCGCTATATCCTGCTCAATCCGCTTTATTTATGGTATGTTGGCTTTCAGTTACTCGGTTGGAAAAAATTTGTGCCACCTGCTCCTGACGGTAGCGAACCGATTGAATCTTACGGGTAA